In Antedon mediterranea chromosome 10, ecAntMedi1.1, whole genome shotgun sequence, one genomic interval encodes:
- the LOC140060431 gene encoding synaptojanin-2-binding protein-like, with amino-acid sequence MAEREFETDLIELSRGTTGLGFNIKGGKDQPYLPLETGIFVTKIRDDGAAAKDGRLQLGDKILEINEKDMRDVVHKEAVDIFLSAGEKVNLLVQHGVEEHVREMHRQKLAAAQEKESRKFPWLALSAAVAIGTIGVFYYLKYRR; translated from the exons ATGGCAGAAAGAGAATTTGAGACAGACTTGATTGAACTATCAAGAGGAACAACTG gATTGGGATTTAATATTAAAGGTGGAAAAGATCAACCTTATCTGCCTCTGGAAACTGGAATATTTGTCACTAAGATCCGAGATGATGGGGCAGCAGCTAAGGACGGCCGATTACAATTGGGAGATAAAATTTTAGAG ATTAATGAGAAGGATATGAGAGATGTAGTACACAAAGAAGCGGTAGATATATTCTTGTCTGCTGGTGAGAAAGTGAACCTGTTAGTACAACACGGTGTCGAAGAACATGTTAGG GAGATGCATCGTCAAAAGTTAGCAGCTGCACAAGAAAAAGAATCAAGAAAATTTCCATGGTTGGCATTATCAGCAGCAGTAGCTATAGGAACCATTGGAGTGTTTTATTATCTTAAATACCGCCGCTGA